CCGGTAGTGCCGGGGCAGTGGGCCGGTGATCCCCCGGTCAGAAGTCCGGTTCCTCCTGGACCCTCTCCCCATGTTGGCCGCCCCTGGCCTCTCCCAGGAGCCGCGACCACTCCCCTTCCTTGATCTTGCCCAGGGAAAGGGCCTGTTGCTTCAACCTGGAGACCTTGGAGGTATCCCAACCCAGTGCCTCAGCAAGGGCCTTCTGGGTGGGGTATTCCCCGGTCCTGACCTCATCCACCAGAAGATCAACCTCTTCGTGCTTGGAGACCTCCCACTTCCAGGTGCCGCTCTCCAGCCACGCCTCCCAGGACCGCACGGACTCTTCCTTCTGGCCCCGGTACTTGTCCCATTTCAGGCGGAAGGCGGTCCCGTGTGCGGCCCGCATCCCTCCCAGGGCCTCCAAGCCCAGGATGACCTCGAAGGTGGTAGCCAACATGGAAGACCCCCGGTAGGTATCCTTCCCTTTGCCGGTGTGGTGGATCAGGATGCAGGCCTTGCCGAGCTGCTTCATCCGCATGAGGAACTGGAGGATGGGCTGGAAGGCCGCCACCGAGTTCTCATCTTCCACCGTGGCGAGGGTCGAGAGGTTGTCGAGCACCACAAGGTCAAAGCCCTTGGCCCCCTGCTCCATGATCTCCCGCCCCTCCGGCTCGGCCAGATTGGGGAAGTCCACATCCGAGGTTTGGGCCTGCCGGGCAAGGAGTCGGAAGTTTTCCCGGATCAACGCCGGGTCATAGCCGGAGATGCTCGGCAGAAGGAGCCGGGCGCGGGCCTGGGTATCCTCCAGGTGCATTTCTCCATCCACGAACAGGACACGGTAGGGCCTGGGAGACTTCCACCCCATGAACTGCCCCCCGCCCGCCACGGCCAGGGCCAGGGACAGGGCGAACATGGACTTGCCCACGCCGGTTGGAGCGTAGACCATGGCGCTTTCGCCCTGCCGCAACCACGGCGTGATGAGGTACTCCCTGGGCTGGAGTTCCTTGTCCAGCAACTCCCCCAGGGTCGGCATGTAGAACTGGGCTTCGCTCACACCCCGCCCTCCCGCCTCTTTCGCCGCAAGACATCAAGCCCCCGCTGGATGGGAGTGGGCTGACTCCTGGACACCCGACATTGCACCTGGCTGACCCACAGCTTCGCTATGGCCTCGGACATGACTGCCGCCCGTGACGGGTGGTCACCTTTGTTGTCCGTCATGGCCTCCATGATCTGCCCCAGGCGCTTCCAGTCATAGGCGGCCAGGGTGACGGTCTTCCTGACGTAGCCTTCTCCACGGGGACGATTCTTTCTCATGCACATTCTCCTTTGGTTTGAGGTCATTATGATAAACTACTGATCGTGCCGCAAAGAAAACAATTCGTGCTCTACATCACCTCCCGGCGAGGATTGGCCCAACCCCTCGGCCAGATTACTCTATCTCTCCCACTGTCGGGTAAATATGACCTCATAACCGGCGGGCTTCCTGGGCAGGTGATGGCTCATCTCCCCACTCTTCACCTTCTCCTCGCCCATGACGTACATGCCATCCTTGCGGAGGGCAGGGAGCACCGTGCCCACCACCCACTCCTCGAACTTCTGGGCAGAGGGGAGCTTGGACCGCATGATGAGGCGGTAGACGTCAGCCTCGGGGATGAGGGTCACGGAACGGCCCTGCTCAACGTCATTGGAGCTGGTGTCACGAATCGTGACGGCAGAGGTCTTCTTGCAGTGGTCGCCCACGGCCTTGCGGGGGTTCACGTACCCCAGCGCCTGGTCCACATCCTTCGCCACGAACCAGGGGTTCCCCTGCTCATCCATCATGACCCGGACCTCGAAGTGGCCGTCTCCGGGGTTGAAGAAGTGGAAGCCCTGGACGCCTTCCTGGAACTTCACGGCCGGGACCGGGACAGCCTTGGGGCTTTCGTCCTTGCGGAGAGCCGGGAGGACGTCACGAGTCACCCAGTCTTGGAACCGCTTCACCACGGGATTCACGTTGGGATGCGCCCGCATGATGAGCTTGTAGAGGCCGGACTCGGAAACGAGGGTCAGGCGGGCGGCGTTGCCATTGAACAGGACAAGACTGGAAACTTCCGCTTTGTTCTTGTGGAGGATCATCCACTCGTCGGGTTTGAGGGCGTCCACCATGTTGTAGCTGTCTCGCTTCTTCCCGAGGGCCGAGGCGAGGTCCACAGCGGCGAACCACGGGGCATTGTTGATAATGACGGCGCGGAAGTCCTTGCCCTCGAACTTGAACATGGGGTTGCTGCCGGGGTTGCTGGGAATGGGAGGCAGGCAGACCCAGAGCCTTCGGCGCGGCATCCTCCAGCGCCTTGGTCAGGCTGCCCACCTGGGTCATCACCGGCTCCATGGCCTTAGCCACAGCGGCGGCCACCTTGGCCTCAAGGCTCGGGGGCATGATGGCTCGGGACTGCTTCTCGTGCTCGATGAAGTAGGTGCGGACGGTCTTACCGACCTCACTACGCTGGAGCATGGCGAGGTGCTTCGCCATGTCCAGGGAGATGAAGTAGTCGATGGAGCGGCGGTCGCCACCTCGGCCGGAATGGTTCGCCACTTCCGGCGAACCAATCACATAGTCCTAATTTTCCTTGAAATTGCAGTCCTCGATCCGCCCTTTGATCCAGTTGGTGAAGTCACGACCAACGTGCAGCGCCGCGTGAAGATCACGGGCGTTGACGGTGTCGATCATGCCGTCCTCGAACGTCGGGCAGTTGCCGATGGGGAGGAGCTTTTTGATTCCCCCGATTCGGTGAACCAAACCGAGTCCCACCATCAGAACCAGGAAGGCCCCCAGACCGCCCCGAGGTGTCCGGCCTGTTCCTGTGCTGGCCGTGATCCTCGGGATGCTCTGGAGGCCTCCCTAGCGCCCTGTGGTGGGCGTGTGGTGCCGGTGATCCTACCCCTTCCCTCCCAGCCCCAGGCGCTTCATGGCCCGCTGTAGTCCGCACAAGGTCCAGGCGCACCCTCTGGCCGTCCTGATCCCCAGCCGGTTCAGTTCCTCCACCATGCGGCGCTGTGGCATCCCTTGGCCCAGGAAGGCCGCCAGTGTGCCCCGGAGGTGCTCCACGTCCTGGGCCGCCTTCTCCTGCCTCGCCTGATTGATCCGGTCCAGCCCAGGGTTGCCGAGCTTCTTCCCCTGTATCCTGGCCCTCGCCAAGCCGTTCTTGGTGCGCTGGCTGATCAGCTCCCGCTCCATCTCGGCCGCCATGGCGAAGGAGTTGACCAGGATGCGGGTGGTCAAGTCGCCCTCGCCCTTCGCCACCATGGCCTGCTTGATGATATGGACCACCACCCGCTTGGCGGCCAGGTCGCCCATGATGTTGTGGACCTCCCGCATGGACCGGGCCAGCCTGGAGACCTCGGACACCACCAGCACGTCACCCCGCCGGAGCTTGCCCAACAGTTCCTCGATCCGGCGCTTCCTCACGTCCTTTCTGCTGCTGATCTCCACTTCAAGCCACTCATCCACGGTCAGGCCCTGCCGGTCGGCGTAGCTGGCGATCTCCAGCCGCTGGTTCTCCAGGTCTTGCCGGTCGGTGCTGACTCTCAAGTAGGCGTATGTCCTGCACATTCTGGCATCCTCCGGTGTGCTGACCTCATTTCTAGACGATCGTTTGTGTGTTGTCAAGCGATGGCCATGGTGCGCCCTTGGCATGGAGACTAGCCAACCGTGCAAGCTTAGCAGGTGGCATGAAGGACGCGATGCTCCTTGGGTTGCGCAGCTTGAACGTGACCTACTGACAAAGGGAATTGGCAGGTCATGTTTGGCTGAGGATGACACCGCTTAAGGTCAGGGCGGCGGCAAGATACTGTGTTGGGGTGAGGGTTTCGCCAAGTACGAACTGCCCCATGAGGACGGCAAACACAGGGATGAGGTTGGTGAAGGCGGCAGCCCTGCTTGCTGGGATGCGGCTGACAGCCATGTTATAGAGGCTGTACCCGACAAGGGTGACAAAAACACCGAGGTAGATGATGGCTAAGGCCGGGGTCATCAGAGGGACATCCGGGCTAACGGTGGAAGGAAAGGCGATGGCCAGGGGCAGGAAGAAAGCGATGCCGATATAGGCTTGCATGGCGGTCAAAACGAGCGGGGGGTAGCGGAGACAGAGACGCTTGAAAAGGACCGTATATCCTGCCACCGAGGCCACTGCGAGGAACTCTAACAAGTTGCCAAAGGCTGGGGCCGGGGCCGATTCGGTAGCTGCTCCCGCAAGAGACAGCCAGATCGCTCCAGCGATGGCCAAGGCGAAGCCAAAGGCAGCTCGTGAGGTGATCTTTTCCTTGAGCAGTAATACTGCCGCACCTGCGACCATGAGGGGCTGTGTGGAAAAGATCATGCCAGCCTGGGAGGCGGAAGTATAAGTCAGCGCCAAGGTCTCGCATACGAAGCAGATACATGGCTGGAGCAGGGCCATAAGGAACAACCATTTCCAGTCGCCGGGCAAGTAACGCACGTTCCCACGCCAACCCTTGAGTAGGGGCAGGAAACACAAACCGGCCACGACCATGCGTCCAAAGACCACAGCCATGGGGTGAAACCCCTTAAGGGCGTACTTCAAGGCGACGAACGAACTCGCCCAGATAAGCATAGCTAGGACAAGCTTGGCCAACGCTGCCCAGGAATTGGATGCCAATGTCATTTCTCCATGAGAAGGATTTGACTTAATCCCCTGCCTGCCCAGGCTGCAAATATCAAGCTCAGTGGTCAAGCCTCTCGCATCGAGACGTGGGAGAGAGCGCCGCGTCCCGAACGCGGAGACCGGACACCACCCAAGCCCAGGAGAACTGAAGGACTTTGCTTGTCCTGTCCAGCACAGCAGGACGCACGGCATGATACGCAGTACAGGGCGCTTCTGTGGTGTCAGCGCCTCGGCATCATGCAGTGCGCGGAGGATTGCTTGACTTCGCCCCGAGGTTGCAGGCATGGTGCATCGTCACAAGGCACACCTACAGGACG
The genomic region above belongs to Desulfovibrio aminophilus DSM 12254 and contains:
- a CDS encoding recombinase family protein — encoded protein: MCRTYAYLRVSTDRQDLENQRLEIASYADRQGLTVDEWLEVEISSRKDVRKRRIEELLGKLRRGDVLVVSEVSRLARSMREVHNIMGDLAAKRVVVHIIKQAMVAKGEGDLTTRILVNSFAMAAEMERELISQRTKNGLARARIQGKKLGNPGLDRINQARQEKAAQDVEHLRGTLAAFLGQGMPQRRMVEELNRLGIRTARGCAWTLCGLQRAMKRLGLGGKG
- a CDS encoding DMT family transporter; the protein is MTTELDICSLGRQGIKSNPSHGEMTLASNSWAALAKLVLAMLIWASSFVALKYALKGFHPMAVVFGRMVVAGLCFLPLLKGWRGNVRYLPGDWKWLFLMALLQPCICFVCETLALTYTSASQAGMIFSTQPLMVAGAAVLLLKEKITSRAAFGFALAIAGAIWLSLAGAATESAPAPAFGNLLEFLAVASVAGYTVLFKRLCLRYPPLVLTAMQAYIGIAFFLPLAIAFPSTVSPDVPLMTPALAIIYLGVFVTLVGYSLYNMAVSRIPASRAAAFTNLIPVFAVLMGQFVLGETLTPTQYLAAALTLSGVILSQT
- a CDS encoding BRO-N domain-containing protein translates to MPRRRLWVCLPPIPSNPGSNPMFKFEGKDFRAVIINNAPWFAAVDLASALGKKRDSYNMVDALKPDEWMILHKNKAEVSSLVLFNGNAARLTLVSESGLYKLIMRAHPNVNPVVKRFQDWVTRDVLPALRKDESPKAVPVPAVKFQEGVQGFHFFNPGDGHFEVRVMMDEQGNPWFVAKDVDQALGYVNPRKAVGDHCKKTSAVTIRDTSSNDVEQGRSVTLIPEADVYRLIMRSKLPSAQKFEEWVVGTVLPALRKDGMYVMGEEKVKSGEMSHHLPRKPAGYEVIFTRQWER
- a CDS encoding AAA family ATPase → MSEAQFYMPTLGELLDKELQPREYLITPWLRQGESAMVYAPTGVGKSMFALSLALAVAGGGQFMGWKSPRPYRVLFVDGEMHLEDTQARARLLLPSISGYDPALIRENFRLLARQAQTSDVDFPNLAEPEGREIMEQGAKGFDLVVLDNLSTLATVEDENSVAAFQPILQFLMRMKQLGKACILIHHTGKGKDTYRGSSMLATTFEVILGLEALGGMRAAHGTAFRLKWDKYRGQKEESVRSWEAWLESGTWKWEVSKHEEVDLLVDEVRTGEYPTQKALAEALGWDTSKVSRLKQQALSLGKIKEGEWSRLLGEARGGQHGERVQEEPDF